A window of Rhododendron vialii isolate Sample 1 chromosome 11a, ASM3025357v1 genomic DNA:
ACCCAAGACCACCGAAAAAAGACAACAAGATGCCAAGTAGGGTAAAAGCACAGTCGACAATGTTGAGAATTAAAAAATGTACATAAATTCTTTTAATAAATAAGCGGAACCTTAATTAGGACTCTAAACAGGGCCGCATTGGAGGGACCGCGCTTACGTGACATCATAAATGTGGTTAATTTTCCAGATTTAAGTCATATCTACGGAATTCAATGAAAACGCTCTTTGTGGAGTACTAgtattttgtctaaattaagTTGCAAAATACAGTGTGTGGAATCTCTTAATTAAAAAATGGCGATGGAGACTGTGTCCTAATTAATGGAGAAAGTTAAAATAAATGTGTGTAGATTTTGCTTTAAATGATTGTGGTGTTGGCAATATCTGGGAAATTAAACCACGTTCAATTTCGAAACGGTAGGCGAAATTAAAATCACGATACTACTAAACGTGGAAAAATCATCAATGTGTCTCGAACTAGTTTTATTAAAATCACAATACTACGAGTTAATCGTGTTGAGCTTATCTCTATTGGGATAGTACGTAcccgtatatatatatccgCGTGTATTTGGGTAGTGTTTCGAATTGACCGCATTATATGTTTTGAATTAGGCTTGTCTGCAGTCTATACGTGAACTGTCGGACAGTGTTTTTAACAgttgagatttataaaaaaaaattcccggGAAAAAGTTTTATAAAGTTTGGATCATTTGATGCAAAGATGAACGGCTGAAATTAGACTGCATGGACTCTCTGTAGTCCAACTGCAAAGAATCCATCTCGTATATTTTATGCACATGTAATATATACTGTATAGTTGCAATACTTGAAGTagagaaacaaaacaaattgaCATACTTCGATATACCGTAAGTAACCTTAGTTTTAACACCAAGTTAACATGGTTAACATATTATGGACTCAAATTTTGtttaatcaaattaaaattcaaaccattttTATTGAAGGAGAAAAAACTACACTTGGATTGTTGTACTGGCTGACATTCCGCTTCAGGCCGGTACAAGCCAGTGTTTTGGCCGACATCGCAAGCTTAGTTTACTGTTTTGTTTCTAATACTGGCtggtaggggtgtgcaaaaaaaccaAGACCCgacgaacccgacccgacccgaagggtttcgggcggggccgaacatgtggttcggtcgggtacgggtacaattttccaaaaaaatcagttttcggttcggggctcggggtgctgttttttcttacccgacccgaccaaacccgaccggacccgaccaaaaaaatcggttacgcGGACGGGTATCcccccctccttcggttcgggttccAAAAAAGTGGCACccgtcgggtcgggtcggggcCGAACCCGCCCCGTCCGCCCCGTGCCCACCCCTACTGGCTGGTAGCCTGGTACcggactgttttttttttttttgcaacaacaaaaagatttcattaattttttagaaaaataacaaagattaaacggatctTGAGCATACTGACAAAAAACCACCCGAAAACCAACACCAAATGATGGCAAGAAGTCAATCAAACCAAAAAACCTAAAATCATTAAAACACCACAAGGGACAAGCCCGCAaaccaaaaccaccaaaaccaCAAACGACTGCAGCAAAGGCAACCCATACTAAAGACTAGATAGAACAATTAAAACACAAACTACACCCACACCCGAAACACATAATACCAAATACTTCCAAACACACCCGAACCCCAAAAGAGACAAAAGGCGAACAAGATAGAAACCAAAGCAACAGAACTGCGCATTTAAAACTCCAAAGAAAGGGAGGCATCTTCCCCGAGATCGTCATCATCCTCCAAATCAACATCAATCTCCAAATCATCAAGAGCGTTAATCCTTTCTGCTAAAATTCGGCCGCCTGCATTTCGACAAAAGTCTAGCACCTAAATCCATCGTCTTACGAGCTTTCTTAAAAAGTAAAGAGTTTCTCAAAGAAGAAGGGAtagatcattttatttttaagcATAGATTTATCGGTCTTAACCCCAAAATCCGCTAgaaactttttcttcttaatcttCCTCTTTGACCTTCTCAATCTTCTTTCCATTTTATGAATAGCCTTGAGGGAAGAACTCATGCCAATAATGTTATATCCACCCCTAGTCTGCTTACTATCCACATGGTTCCCAAAGTTGGAAGAAAGGGAAACGTCCTCAGCAATCCCCACTCTGTTTCTTTTACTATAAATCCACACGACCCTTTCTTTTGTTATGTATTTTCAGCAATCCCCACTCTGTCGAGATGCAAGAATGCCTTTTGTTGGGATGCTCCTTCCTTAatctctgtaatttttttttgagattgataaaatttcttttttcgtTGTTTAAGGAAACTAAGAATATGAGATTAACCTCCGGATAGATTAGTGAATAGGAAGAACAGATGCGGAATTTATTAATTATCTTCAGAACCTTGGCTTTATAGAAATCTGATGGGGAAATTAAGGGAAATTCCAACGGTAAGACGATTTACACGGATTCCCATAAAATAGTTGCACTTTTGAGTTTCCTCTCGATGAGTATTTTGGTTGACATCTTGTCAACTTTTCTTAGGCCCTAGGCAGCATACGATTGTGACTTGTGAGAGTATGAGAGTGCCAACTTATTTGAAACGTACTATGCTTTTTGACTTTGTGGTGATGTCTTTGTAGCTTtggtccttttaatctttgtatattttttcaaagattaataaatccTTTTCTGTTATTCCCAAAAAACTGTCAATAGATGCAGTTTGGtctaaaaaaaagacaaaattattCTATAGTTTGGCCCATCCGACAAGAGATCCTGGCTCCGTCTCCGAGCAACATACGGAGTTAGTCATCACATTAGGTATAAGACATGGTGGAACATGTCACGATAAACAATATTCATAATCTAATTCTCTAATTGGATCGTGATGAGTTAGCTAAAATCAATTTGGGTACATGCCCTAAAAGGGAGAAATCTACACTATAACTCTGCATCATTAAAAAAGTTATGATACCACAAGGGGTTTgactgtactttttttttaaacagcaaaaaatttcattgatCTTTGAAGTTGTTAAAAAGATAATAAGACAAGGAGATAGGCATCATATGAATCATATTCTTAACAAAGCTAAAAACAATCCTATGCCTGGCCTGAAACCCAAACCCTCAATTGACAAGGAGCCAActaaaaacacccaaaaaaatgagtCCACACCTAAAGGGTCGAAGCCCagacccacaaaaaaaaaaaaaaaaacctaatcccAGGTTTGACTGTACTTGAGAACATCGCGATTTCCAAAGACATCCATCATAAGTATGAGCAcatggtttgtttttttataattcaaatGTTCTGGTCAGTTTATACGCACTTCGACTGATTCTGTGAGAAAGTATATGCAAACGGTAAGTCGTAAATTATGTTAGAGAGTTGTAGTAGCGCATGAAAAACCAAATTATTAATTACTAGGGTCTTTCCAATCATAACAGCAAGCATCACTCTCTGGATCCCAAGtacagaagaagagaaaaaatacacacaaatacAAGACTCTTGAGGACTGTGACTACTAGTACTAGAACAAAAACAAAGCGATAACGGAAAGATGAAGCTAGAGTTGCGGCAAAAGCCCGCAACCAAACAacccaaacaacaacaacaacaaaatataaatGACAAAACGCGAATTAAATGGGGAGAGGAGAGATGCTTTTAATTCCATCTATCCGATCCGAGAAACTCAGGAGCTTGGACCCGCCCCGTGATGATCAAATGGAGAACGATTTGGCACGGCCAGCTTCTTCTCGATCTGATCCAATCTGTTCTCCACTTTCTCCCTCATCTCCACCAGCAATTGTATCGACTCCTCAAGCTGTCCCACGCTAAGCTCCTCAGGCGGAACTGTCAACAAGGAATACTTCTTGTTGTCGGCCTCCATTGATTCCTGACTTTCTTGACATCTCTTCCTTTCAATTTCCACCGCACTTGTCATCGCCGCGATCTTCTTCTTTAGCTCATCAATGTGATTTTGCTCTCCGGCCTGGTTGCAAAGGCCGATGTCATGCTCTCTGGGAACACCAAATCGGCGTTTCAGGAAAGTTAATTGTGATTTACTCGCATTCTTTACTATCACCAACATAACTTTTCGGCCATCCAAATGTATATTTTTCTTATCcatggaaaaataaataaaatctcctACCAAGCAAGAGTGGTTCCAAGGAGGTGTGTGTCCTTTGAAAAATGGAGGACTATTTATAGGGGTTTCTCCTTGCTTTCCAGGCCAAAATATTTATTAATCATTTACCTATTATGCTGAGTAAGAATAGATTTTATAAATCTGGGTAAATTTAATTCGTAACTATCTTTGGAGATTTTTCAAAATCTCATGTATTTTGGTAATATAACTAGGTTATGAGCTGGAAGAATTTAATGCGGTATGTTAAAACGGTTCGAGTCTCACAGGTGATGAGAAAATTATAAGCAGACTTCTAGACAGATTTCAAAGGATTTTTCATTTCTAACTGTAAGTAAGAAAATTAATGATAACGAGGGTAACaaggtaattttaatttctgttttcttttaagaagagaaaaatgagagtggaaaaaaggaaaagagaggacAAATTAACGCCTCCACCTGCGATAATCTGAACTATCTAGAACGTTTAGTCGGGCGGTACGTATATGCCAATCTAGTTTGGATGTACTTTCTTTGATGATGATGTTGTTGTTCCCTATCTCTATAATTGATCTATTATATCGGTTACTCAAGTTAATAGTAGAAGAATCGAAATGAAGAAATAACAACAATACGACAAACGAATTAAAAGTAACGAATGACGAAAAACAAATTCggatacatatacatataataTCTTTACTTTCACGGGATTTCTAATCGGTTCACTTAGAATTACTTCCAAAAATCTTGTATTTGGAATGAATGATCAAATAACAACAGGAAAGAAACAAATTACGAAATGACACGACGGGAATACGACCAAAAAGAAACGATAAGAGTCTATTGCTTCATGCGATCGACATCTAGGTTGTCCACGAAAAAACAAAAGCTGTGCTGCtgagcaaaaaaacaaaaacaaaagctgTGTATAAGGAAACTACCGCTAATAAATCAGCGCAACTTAGATAATCACTGAGACCCGCGACCAGTGCCACGGTTAGACCCACGACCACGGCCACGGCTAGGCCCAGGTGGTCGCCCACGTCCACGGCCACGGCCAGATGGATTCGGCTCTACATGCAAAGCACCACCACCGCCTTGGCCGGATGGACTCGGCCCTATGTGcaaaacaccaccaccaccatggcCGGATGGACTCGGCCCTATTTGCAAAGCGCCACCACGGCCGGATGGACTCGGCCCTATATGCAAATCACCATCACTTCCACGGTCAGATGAACTCGGCCCTCTTTGCAAAGCACGGCCACGGCTACGGCCGGATGGACTCAGCCTAATACCAGCACGGCCACGGCCCCTGCCCCTGCCCCGGCCCCGGCCCCTGCCACGGCCAAGGCCAAAAGAACTTGGTCTCGGAGGAAATGGCAAAGCACCACCGCTTCCAAAAGAACTCGGTCCCGGAGGAAATGGCAAAGCACCACCGCTTCCAAAAGAACTCGGTACCGGAGGAAATGGCAAAGCACCACCTTGTCCAAAAGAACTCGTCCCCGGAGGAAATGAACTTGATTCGCCAGGAAATGGTGGCAAAGCACCACTGAAGCTGCTGCTGCCGCCTCCAACGGAACTGGACCATGTAGGAAATGGCAAAGCACCAGCACCACTACTACTGCTACTTCCAGCAGAATAGGACCATGCAGGAAATGGCAAAGCACCGCCACCTCCAGAACTCGAACCTGCCGAAAACATCGGTCCTGAAGAGAACGGCAAagcaccaccaacaccacctaCAAAATAATTCAGCCCTGTTGAAAATGCTGGATCAACACCGCCACCAACACCTCCGTGAGAAGTCGACCCATCGACAAACTGCGAAAAACCACTGCCACCTTCTCCCATAGAACTTGGACCAGGGGGAAAAGATGGAAAAACATTGTTACCACCTCCTCCGAAGGAACCGGACGCTgcgagaaaatgaaaaaatttgtAGTGTTACGTACgtgaatttaaatttttgaagaCGAAAGTAGAATAGAACTACTTTGTAGTAAACCTAAAATATATACGTGCATGTTGTGATTCATGCATGTCTAATTAACTAGAAATTTCCTAAAAAGTGAATAGTAATTAATTATCATGTAATACAAGCACCTCCAGCAGCACCACCTCCTCCAAAAGAACTCGAACCTGCGATAAATAGGGAGATTTTAGTAATTATCTGCATTCAAATATTCATGTATGTAATTAAAAATTGCAAATTAAAGAGTGAAGAATTGATAATCATGAAGCAAAAATACCTCGACCTCCGCCTCCAAAAGAACTTGGCCCTGCGTGACatggaaaaaataattcagGAATTGaataaattcaaatatttaacacaAGTGTGGTACTTCTCATATGCCTACAATATACGTTCATGTATGtaattaaaaatggaaaaatagggAAGAAATAATAATCATGAAGTACAAGCACCTGCACCTCCCCCgcctccgccaccaccaccgcctccgcctccgcctccaGAAGAACTCGCCCCCGACTGAAAAGCCAAAGGATTTTGTTGTTCCTGTTGCATTCGCATTTCCACATGCTTTGCCAGGTTAGACTGGAGATTCAACATGGCACCCTTCAACGCCACAAGCACATCATGGCTCAGCTCATCGAAAGGAGCCTCCCACGGGTGCTGGGTCAGACTCACGGCGCTAGCGTGGTCGAGCGCGGCCTTCTTCTGCCTCTCGGCTTCAAACACAGCCTGCAAGTTGGTCATTTGGCTATTGAGTTGACGGACATTGTCATTCCGCTGCGCTATCATGATGTTGTTGGTTGCGTCAGACGGGGGAAGGGCCCGAGTCAGGAACCTGTCGACGATCTCGTCCACGCTAGGGTGGCCGAAGGAGAACGCCTTGTTGCCAGGAGAAAAGACGATCAACGCCAGCTCGACACCACAAAGGATGGCTAACTCACTGGCCTTCTTGAACAGGCCGGACCGACGTTTCGAAAAGGTTACTTGGAGGttactctcatttttcattttggtcaGGTGATCAATCTTTTGGCGACCCTTATTCCTCCTTGGCATAGCGTTTTGGTCTTGGTCTGGAACTTGAGGCGCCGCCTGGCTTGGGACTTGAGGCGTCCTGGCTTGGTCTTGAGGCACCCTgtcttggtcttggtcttggtctGGGACTTGAGGCGCCTTATCTTTGTCTTGAGGTGCCTCGCCTTGGTCTTGGTCGGGAACTTGAGGTGCCCTGGCTTGGTCTTGAGGCGCACTGCCTTGGTCTGGGATTTGAGGCGCCTTGCCTTTGTCTTTGTATTTGTCCTTGTCGTCCTTGTCGTTGTCGTTGTCTTGGTCCCGGTCCTGGTCCTGGGCCCGAGTCCGGGCTTGGTCCAGGACTAGCGCCATACGATacgactatatatatataaccccaACAAgggaagagagggagaagaaaatgaaaggtttGGGAAATTTGTGAGTTCTAAAAAATACTTGCGTTAATTTTGTGGTATTTATAGGGTTCGAAGTCATACCTTTTGGGTCCACTAATTCCTTGTATGATTTTGTAATTAGGGCAGTAAGCAAGCTGCATAATCAGGTTCAGGGGGCCGTACTTAATTAGTACGTACCAttattgtttttcaaaattcaccTATTTATGAGTGGATAGTTATggacaatttttgtttttctttcctctttaaTCTGCATATGGAATTGAACATTCTTGTGAGTTAGTCATTGTCCCGGTTGGCTATTTTTTAAAACGAGGCGGCTCATTATTGGTACGATATCCACCAAGTTCGTGATGTCGTACGTCTTGCTTCGTGTCCCTTTAATCTTTGTGTTCTTTATTCAAAGATCAATAGAatctattttttgctttttaaaaaaaagttcgtGTATAGGTTTTTGCAGGGGAAAAAGAAGTAAAACACTAAAAATTCCCATCAAGTGTTAAAGAGATTtttcaaggggaaaaaaatagttaaaagagggtgaatgtcagctttattttattttatttttttgatacaATGGAAAGCAAAATTACAAAACTCTATTGCGAATAATGCTTCGCCCCTTTCCCTCATCGATGTACTCTCCTCAATTCTTAATATATGTCTTATTTTAAACTCGCCACTGGGGCAATTAGGCgctaagaaagaaaaatgaacgCGGAAGAGCACCCAATTAGAAAATGCATTCTGATAACATTTTAGtaaagagattaaattatttacactgctggtgtatataatttattctctttagtaaattacttaccaaaaaaacattttattagtaaattaaAGGAAAGAAATTACTCCGAACCGGGCCACATCGTTGGGGTAGGTGACATCATAAATGGGTCGTAGACACATAATCGTGTGCCTTGTGAAAAATGGAAACGAATTAATTTTCCCGCAAGAAATAGAAAGCAAATGCTTCTTATTCTTTATTAATTTTCAAAGTACAGTGTatggaatccgaaaattgaatTAGGTGGGGAGACCGTGTTTTAAATCTTTACCAAGTGAAGAAAGCCAAATCAAATTTTTCCAGATTTTGGTTTAAATAATTGTGGCGTCGGCAATATCTAGCAAACtaagaacaaaatttatatCGGTAGGCAAAACTattaaaacaactaaattaaatacataatttggaaaattcataaatttttaaatttatttccTGTACTTAATAAATTTAGTTGACCTTATCTTTGTTGTGCTTACCAGGCAAATCTTACAACATTGCCTGGTAATTAATTAATGACCACAAAGAAATTCGAAAAGAAACCTCAAAGTAAATCACAAACAGAATCTACGGACGCAACTTTAAACTTAAAAGTACAGTTGTGTTCGGAACCTTTGGATGCATGTAAACTCATGTACATCGAACAGTTCAGATCGCAGTTATTTCTAGAGTTATGTTTTGAAGGTATGCACGTAGCATTCAAATGAGGATTGCAACCCCCTTAAATTATACAGGAAGAAtgcaaaattatgaaaaaatcaattttcctcTGACGTCTAAGTGTCCAGTTACTAAGAAAATGGTAAGATCCATGCTTTCAATTTAAGGAAAAACTTTCGTGGTcagaagaagaagtaattttatttttcctgcTAAACTCTCtgtcaacatttttattttatttttttattagtcAATTCATTTCACAAATACCTAAAGGTAAAAGCCCAAAGGTTATAACGATTTCATtagaaaatacaagaaagaaTCAAAACTACTAAAACCTAGACACGAAGCACATTCACTAGAAAGCTCCTAAGCACATTCTGCCATAGGCAGGCCATACATAAATGTAGGGCAATGAACCCATCTTTGATTTTAGTAGTAGAGCTCAAAGGGACGTCCAGCTCAAACCATAGCCCTAACCACGAATGAAATCTGCTCCAAAACCAGAATCGCCGCCAACCGCACCACTGCCAGAGATCGCACCACGCCGGCGCAACCCATTTCACCAGTAAAGATGAACATCCAAACTCCGGAAACGGAGAAAACCAGAgcagaaaacaagaaaactaaCCTAGGCTTATTCGCCCACCCTtacaccctccaaatcttggGGAAACCTTGGAAACGGACTAAAGAAACTAGCCAGTAGAACCAGAACAAGCCggagacaaaaataaaacaaaaaccccAAACTCACCCACAGTGTTATTGGCCCAAAGCACCACCGATGGCCACTACCTTCCAAATCAGAGAGGACTTAAAGGAAATCAAACCAAAAACGGGCCAAAACAACCAACCACTGGCCGTGACCCTTTCGCCGGTTGCACTGCACAAATCCACCACTAGAGAGACAACACAAGACGGAGGAGGAGgtgagcgggggggggggggggggggggcaaaaCAACCAACCACTGGCCGTGACCCTTTCGCCGGTTGCACTGCACAAATCCACCACTAGAGAGACAACACaagacgggggggggggggggggcgccaCCCCTCCCCTAGCCAAAACCCTAAGAAAtagtttttagagagagaaagttagagagaagagagagagaaacaaccCCAACTCTCTGTCAACATAACACATACAGAAAACTAGATCTTTTCTTCAATTCATTGTTCTTGAGAAATTCTTTGCGCAACATTTTTGACAAGTGAACGGAACTCAAGCTCTTCAATACCAAATTTGCCGTCTTTCAAAGATATATAATTCAAACTGTAATGTCAAAAACTAAGAAGAATGTCTCAGGGCATCGACCAGAATTTTGCAAGTCGTTTTAACATGTACTCACAAATGAAaagt
This region includes:
- the LOC131307153 gene encoding uncharacterized protein LOC131307153; translation: MALVLDQARTRAQDQDRDQDNDNDKDDKDKYKDKGKAPQIPDQGSAPQDQARAPQVPDQDQGEAPQDKDKAPQVPDQDQDQDRVPQDQARTPQVPSQAAPQVPDQDQNAMPRRNKGRQKIDHLTKMKNESNLQVTFSKRRSGLFKKASELAILCGVELALIVFSPGNKAFSFGHPSVDEIVDRFLTRALPPSDATNNIMIAQRNDNVRQLNSQMTNLQAVFEAERQKKAALDHASAVSLTQHPWEAPFDELSHDVLVALKGAMLNLQSNLAKHVEMRMQQEQQNPLAFQSGASSSGGGGGGGGGGGGGGGAGPSSFGGGGRGSSSFGGGGAAGASGSFGGGGNNVFPSFPPGPSSMGEGGSGFSQFVDGSTSHGGVGGGVDPAFSTGLNYFVGGVGGALPFSSGPMFSAGSSSGGGGALPFPAWSYSAGSSSSSGAGALPFPTWSSSVGGGSSSFSGALPPFPGESSSFPPGTSSFGQGGALPFPPVPSSFGSGGALPFPPGPSSFGSGGALPFPPRPSSFGLGRGRGRGRGRGRGRGRAGIRLSPSGRSRGRALQRGPSSSDRGSDGDLHIGPSPSGRGGALQIGPSPSGHGGGGVLHIGPSPSGQGGGGALHVEPNPSGRGRGRGRPPGPSRGRGRGSNRGTGRGSQ